A genomic window from Brassica rapa cultivar Chiifu-401-42 unplaced genomic scaffold, CAAS_Brap_v3.01 Scaffold1086, whole genome shotgun sequence includes:
- the LOC117131620 gene encoding predicted GPI-anchored protein 58, with translation MPPRRALFGRRGGPNLPISISSSSDSSPPSTPAPLPTPSFEALPSGSSFETDPSEGSYDQTPVHIPLSPDPYFMDIEVDVVHDSPVHGDHPTAPASPAAHIPPAPAAHIPPAPAAPIPAAQPQLAPTDPAMIALLELMAEMVNLQYQALNAQREAQRAQPAPVPTTSHPDFLKI, from the coding sequence ATGCCACCGAGAAGAGCACTCTTTGGACGCCGTGGAGGTCCAAACCTCCCAATTtcgatttcatcatcttcagactctTCGCCGCCATCTACTCCGGCACCACTTCCGACTCCTAGCTTTGAGGCTCTACCTTCAGGCTCTAGCTTTGAGACTGACCCATCTGAAGGGTCATATGATCAGACACCGGTGCACATTCCTTTGTCTCCAGACCCGTACTTTATGGACATCGAGGTGGATGTGGTACACGATAGTCCAGTGCATGGAGATCATCCCACAGCTCCTGCATCTCCTGCTGCTCATATTCCACCGGCCCCTGCTGCTCATATTCCACCGGCCCCTGCCGCACCTATTCCGGCAGCACAACCTCAACTAGCGCCAACCGATCCAGCTATGAtagcacttctggaactgatggctgagatggtgaatttgcaaTATCAAGCACTGAATGCACAGCGAGAAGCACAGCGTGCTCAGCCAGCTCCAGTACCTACCACTTCTCACCCGGACTTTCTGAAGATatga